Proteins encoded together in one Prionailurus viverrinus isolate Anna chromosome B1, UM_Priviv_1.0, whole genome shotgun sequence window:
- the HTRA4 gene encoding serine protease HTRA4 — translation MTRSLLRPTALGQLLLWLLLPLLPVPRVEARKSKPSLPCPVACEPTRCPPLPTCSAGATPVLDRCRCCRVCAAAEGEACGGTLGRRCAPGLQCRAPLSAQRFRGAWMGTCGCPAAGAAVCGSDGRTYPNLCALRAENRAARLRGALPAVPVLKGDCADQGTRSVGRLRSKYNFIAAVVEKVAPSVVHLQLFRRSPLSSKDIPASSGSGFIVSEDGLIVTNAHVLTNQQRIQVELQSGVQYEATVKDIDHKLDLALIKIEPNTDLPVLLLGRSSDLWAGEFVVALGSPFSLQNTVTAGIVSTTQRGGKELGLKDSNMDYIQTDAIINHGNSGGPLVNLDGDVIGINTLKVTAGISFAIPSDRIRQFLAEFHERQLKGKALSQKKYLGLRMLPLTMNLLQEMKRQDPDFPDVSSGVFVYEVIQGTAAESSGLRDHDVIVSINGQPVTTTTDVTQAVKDSDSLSMMVRRGSQILILTVTPEIIN, via the exons ATGACTAGATCTCTGCTGCGGCCCACCGCGCTCGGACAACTcctgctgtggctgctgctgccCCTGCTGCCTGTGCCCAGGGTcgaggctaggaagtccaagcCCTCGCTGCCCTGTCCGGTGGCCTGCGAGCCTACGCGCTGCCCCCCGCTGCCCACCTGCTCCGCTGGGGCGACGCCGGTGCTCGACCGCTGCCGCTGCTGCCGTGTCTGCGCGGCGGCCGAGGGAGAGGCCTGCGGCGGGACGCTGGGCCGGCGGTGCGCCccggggctgcagtgccgcgcgCCGCTCAGCGCCCAGCGCTTCCGCGGCGCCTGGATGGGCACTTGCGGCTGCCCCGCGGCCGGAGCGGCCGTGTGCGGCAGCGATGGGCGCACCTACCCCAACCTGTGCGCGCTGCGCGCCGAGAACCGCGCCGCGCGCCTCCGGGGCGCGCTCCCGGCCGTGCCCGTGCTGAAGGGCGACTGCGCCGACCAAG GGACCAGGAGTGTAGGCCGGCTCAGGAGCAAGTACAACTTCATCGCTGCCGTGGTGGAAAAGGTGGCGCCATCCGTGGTTCACTTGCAGCTGTTCCGCAG GTCACCTCTTAGCAGCAAGGATATTCCTGCATCCAGTGGCTCTGGGTTCATAGTGTCTGAGGATGGGCTCATTGTTACCAATGCCCACGTCCTCACCAACCAGCAGCGGATCCAGGTGGAGCTCCAGAGTGGGGTCCAGTATGAAGCCACTGTCAAGGACATTGACCATAAATTGGATCTTGCGCTGATTAAGATTGAGCCAAAC ACTGACCTTCCTGTATTGCTGCTGGGAAGGTCATCTGACCTGTGGGCTGGAGAGTTCGTGGTGGCCTTGGGCAGTCCGTTTTCTCTGCAGAACACGGTGACTGCAGGAATTGTCAGCACTACACAGAGAGGGGGCAAAGAGCTGGGGCTGAAGGATTCGAACATGGACTATATCCAGACTGATGCCATAATTAAC CATGGGAATTCTGGGGGACCTCTGGTGAACTTG GATGGTGATGTGATTGGCATAAATACACTCAAGGTGACCGCGGGAATCTCCTTTGCAATTCCCTCAGATCGAATTCGACAGTTCTTGGCAGAATTCCATGAGCGCCAGTTGAAAG GAAAAGCTCTTTCACAGAAGAAGTATCTCGGTCTGCGGATGCTGCCTCTCACTATGAA CCTTCTTCAAGAGATGAAAAGGCAAGATCCAGATTTCCCTGATGTGAGTTCTGGAGTTTTTGTGTATGAGGTGATTCAAGGAACAGCTGCTGAAAG ctctgggTTGAGAGACCACGATGTAATTGTCAGCATAAATGGGCAACCTGTTACCACCACAACTGATGTTACTCAAGCTGTTAAGGACAGTGATTCCCTTTCCATGATGGTTCGTCGGGGAAGTCAAATTCTGATCCTGACAGTCACACCTGAAATAATCAATTAA
- the TM2D2 gene encoding TM2 domain-containing protein 2, which produces MVLGGCPVSYLLLCGQAALLLGNLLLLHCVSRSHSHNATAEPELTSAGAAHPEGSAGAPSWEYGDPQSPVILCSYLPDEFIECDDPVDHVGNATASQELGYGCLKFGGQAYSDVEHTSVQCRALDGIECASPRTFLRENKPCIKYTGHYFITTLLYSFFLGCFGVDRFCLGHTGTAVGKLLTLGGLGIWWFVDLILLITGGLMPSDGSNWCTVY; this is translated from the exons ATGGTGCTGGGTGGTTGCCCGGTGAGTTACTTACTTCTGTGCGGCCAGGCGGCTTTGCTGCTGGGGAATCTACTTCTGCTTCACTGTGTCTCTCGGAGCCACTCACACAACGCTACCGCCGAGCCCGAGCTCACATCCGCTGGCGCGGCCCACCCAGAGGGCTCCGCCGGCGCTCCGAGCTGGGAATATGGCGACCCCCAGTCTCCAGTCATCCTTTGCTCTTACCT ACCTGATGAATTTATAGAATGTGACGACCCAGTGGATCATGTTGGAAATGCAACTGCATCCCAGGAACTCGGTTATGGTTGTCTCAAg TTTGGTGGTCAGGCCTACAGTGACGTGGAACACACTTCAGTCCAGTGCCGGGCCCTAGATGGGATTGAATGTGCCAGTCCTAGGACTTTCCTACGAGAGAATAAACCTTGTATAAA ATACACTGGACACTACTTCATAACCACTTTACTGTACTCTTTCTTCCTGGGATGTTTTGGAGTGGATCGTTTCTGTCTGGGACACACTGGCACAGCAGTAGGGAAGCTGTTGACACTTGGGGGACTTGGGATTTGGTGGTTTGTTGACCTTATTTTGCTTATTACTGGAGGGCTGATGCCAAGCGATGGCAGCAATTGGTGCACTGTTTACTAA